The Paramicrobacterium fandaimingii DNA segment TCACTGCCCGATCGGACTGGTGCGCGCCAAGCGAATAGACGGCTATCGCCGTCGCGGCGATGCCCGCCCAGCCGTACGTGAGAGAGAACACACCGATCGCCGCGACGACGGCGAAGACGATAATGGGATGCTTCCGGCGAAACAGCAGAGCCGTACACGAGATCACCGCCGTGAGGTACCGTACGACAACGATCCAGACCTGATAGGAGCCATCCGCGTTCGAGCCAACGGTTCCGGGCAGGGCATGGTCATCCTGCGCAATCGCCAGAAGCCAGATGGCGACAAGGAGCCCCACGAGAATCGCGTCGATGGTGCGTGGGTGCGCGGCGACGACTCTGCCGATCCGTCCGGACGGACGGGGTAGCTTTCGGGGTGAAGACGACGATACTGCGCTCACGGACGCCTCGCTTTCCTGATCGCTTCGAGAGTACGCGGGCGATCGGGGAGCTGTCATCAGCCCGCGGTGCCGATCGACCGATCCCACGGGACGACTGACTGCTCACAGGAGCGGCGAATCAGCGGGCGCCGCCGAGCTTTCGACGAAGAAATTCAATGCGCGACTGCAACTGGGTTACGCTCGCCTGCGGCACGGCCGGTCCGCCGCAGACACGGCGCAATTCGGCGTGCACGAGGCCATGCGGCTGGTTCGTGTTCTTTGCGTAGAGTCCAACGAGGCTGTTCAGAAGGCTGCGCTGCTCCTTGAGCGTGCGGTACAGCGGTTTGCTGGCGTCCTGCTCCTCCACAGGAGCTGCCTTCTGTCGCGAATCGATCCGCTTGGCCTGGCGTCGGTGTCTTTGGGTGAGAAGCTCGTGAACCTGATCGGGTTCGAGAAGGCCGGGCAGACCGATGAAGTCGTATTCTTCTTCTGTCTCGGGCTGGGCGTAGCTGCCGAATTCCGCCCCGTCGAAGACAACGCGGTCGAACTGGGCGTCGCTTGAGATGGCTTCGTAGCTGAACTCGTCCATGAGCCCGTCAGACGCCTTGTCAGGACGATTCGCGTCGGCGACCATGGCATCTTCGGGGTTCCACAGTTCGCCCTCGCCTGAGCCGGAGTCGGAGCGGTCAAGAGCATGGTCCCGCTCCCGCTCGAGTTCGTTTGCCAATGCCATGAGCTGAGGAACGTTGGGCAGAAACACGGATGCTGTCTCGCCGCGTCTGCGTGAACGGACAAACCGGCCGATCGCCTGCGCGAAGAACAAGGGCGTTGACGAGCTTGTCGCATAGACGCCGACAGACAGTCGAGGCACATCGACGCCCTCAGACACCATGCGCACGGCAACAAGCCACCGGCTGTCATTCGACGCGAACTGCTCGATGCGGTCGCTCGCCTCCTTCTCGTCAGAGAGCACGACGGTCGGCTGCTCCCCCGTTATCGTGTGCAGAATCGCGGCGTAGGCACGCGCAGCGTAGTGATCGGTGGCGATCACTAGCCCACCGGCATCCGGTATGGCATTTCGCACCTCAGACAGCCGGCGGTCGGCCGCCGTGAGAACCTGGGGAATCCATGCGCCCTCGGGGTCGAGCGCCGTGCGCCAGGCCTGAGACGTGATGTCTTTCGTGTTGTCTTCGCCGAGGCGTGCCTCCATCTCGTCGCCCGTGTTCGTGCGCCACCGCATGTGGCCGGCATAGACCATGAACATGACGGGCCGCACAACGCCGTCGGCGAGGGCGCGACCGTAACCGTAGTTGTAGTCGGTGAGCGACGTGCGGATGCCGTGGCGGTCGGGAAGATAAGTGACGAACGGAATCGGGGCGGTGTCCGAGCGAAACGGAGTGCCTGTCAACGACAGCCGGCGCGTTGCGCCCTCGAATGCTTCGCGGATTGCGTCGCCCCAGCTGAGAGCATCGCCGCCGTGGTGAACCTCATCGAGAATGACAAGGGTGCGCGACGACACGGTGATGTCGCGATGCAGAGCCGCGCGCACAGCCACCTGGGCGTAGGTGACGACGACCCCGTGATAATGCCCCGCATACCGACCCTGGCGATTGGTGAACGTGGGATCGAGGCGGATGCCGGCGCGGTGCGCGGCGTCTGCCCACTGTTTCTTCAAATGCTCGGTCGGTGCAACGACAGTCACGCGGTCGACGGTTCGGCGAGCCAGCAGCTCGGCGGCAAGACGCAGAGCGAACGTTGTTTTGCCCGCGCCGGGTGTTGCCGCGGCCAGAAAGTCCCGTGGCTCATCGCGAAAGTAGGCGTCCATTGCCTCTTGCTGCCATGCACGCAGCTTGCCGACGGTTCCCCACGCCGCCCGCTCGGGGAAGGTCGGCGAGAGATGCTCAGCCGCCGCTGTGCCGATACGGGGTGTTGGATGCTGCAGGGAATCAGGGGTACTCACGACCTTCGTACTGTACCCGACCTGGCCGACAATCTGAGTCTGCGACGCACACACCGCGGGTCGACGCGATACGGTGGCATGAGTTCGACTTCGTGGGAAGGTGCTCTCTGTGACTGACAGCGCACAGCGATCGGCAGGCGAACCGGATCAGCCGGCTCAACAGCATCCGTGGTCCCGATACGTGGCCATCGGCGACTCCTTCACCGAGGGCATCGGCGACCCGGAACCCGCGCTTCCCGGTGGGAACCGCGGCTGGGCTGATCGCGTGGCCGAGGTGTTGAGCCAGAGCTCCCCCGACTTCGCCTACGCCAACCTTGCCGTGAGAGGCAAGCTCATCAGACAGATCGTCGGCGATCAGATCGAGCCCGCGCTCGAGCTGCGCCCCGACCTCATCACCATCTCTGCGGGCGGCAACGACGTGATCAGGCCGGGGAGCGACCCCGACGCCATCGCCGGGTTGTTCGAGAAGGCGATCGATCGTCTTCGCAGTGACAACGCGACCGTCGTCGTTTTCACTGGAGTCGATGTGGGGTTCTCTCCCGTCTTTCGAGGAATCCGTGGCAAGGTGGCGATCTACAACGAGAACATTCGTGCAATCGCGGAAGCACACGACTGCATCGTCGCCGACCAGTGGGCGCTGAAGAGCGTGCAAGACACGCGGATGTTCGCGCCCGATCGCCTGCATATGAACGCGCTGGGGCACCACGAGGTTGCCCGGATGGTGCTGCGCGCTCTCAACGTCGACAATGACCTGCAGCCGATGAAGCCGGAGCCGCTTCCCCTGCGGTCATGGCGAAGCGCACGAGCCGAAGACCTCGTGTGGGCCCGAGAGTACCTTGTGCCGTGGGTGCTGCGGCGCATGCGACACCAGTCCTCAGGGGACCACGTGACGCCCAAGCGTCCCGTTGCCGGGCCGTTCAACAGCCACGAGGACTGAGCCTCAGCGTCGGCGCAGCTCCCACAGGGCAACGGCGCTTGCCGACGCAACGTTGAGTGAGTCGACGCCGTGCAGCATCGGAATGACGATTGTGGAGTCGGCTGTGCGAAGCGCACGAGAGCTGAGACCATCGCCTTCGGCACCGAGGCAGAGCGCCACCTTGTCTGGGACGTCGCGCGAGAAATCGTCGAGCGTGATGGCGTTGTCGTCGAGGGCCAGCGCTGCCACGTGGAATCCGGCTTTCTTGACCTCGGCGATCGACGTCGTCCAATCGGGCATCCTCGTCCACGGCACCTGCAGAACGCAGCCCATGCTCACCCTCACGCTGCGGCGATACAGCGGGTCGGCGCAGCGCGGCCCGATGAGCACGGCGTCTGCTCCGATGCCGGCGACAGCACGAAAGATTGCGCCGACGTTCGTATGATCGACAATGTCTTCGAGCATGACGATGCGGTGGGCGCCCGCGATGGTGTCGGCGACGGATGCCAGCGGAGGCCGATGCATCGATGCAAGCGCTCCCCTGTGCATATGGAACCCCGTCAGCTCTTCAAGCACCTCAGACGTGCCGACAAAGACAGGAACGTCGGGAAAGCCCTCGAGATCAGGCTCGATGTCGGCAAGCCATTTTTCCTGCAGCAACAGTGATCGCGGCACATGGCCGGCCGCGATGGCGCGGCGGATCACTTTGGGAGATTCGGCAAGGTACAGCCCGCTCTCTGGCTCGAGCACTCGACGCAGCGCGACGTCAGTCAACTGCGAATAGTCCCGCAACTCGGGAAGAGTGAGGTCGGTGATGGGCTTGACGAGCATGTGAATCCTTTCGAGAGCCGCTGCCCACCGATGCAGAGTCGAGTGCCAGCCGCGTCTATTATCGTCGCAGGTGGCGACGACAGGGAGAGACGATGACGATGGTGGATGTGCGTGAGAGGCGTCAGCTTGACGACACAGCAGAGCTTCTTGCCGGTCGTCGCATTGCTTTCCTCACCGGTGCGGGGGTGAGCACCGACTCGGGCATTCCCGACTACCGCGGCGATGGCGCGCCGCGCCGCGCACCGATGACGATTCACCAGTTTCTCTCAGACGAGGCCGCGCGCAAACGGTATTGGGCCGGCAGCCACCGCGGGTGGAAGCTGTTCGACACGGTGAGCCCGAACGCTGGACATCGAGCGATTGCGCAATTCGAATCCGCGGGCGTGTCCACCGGCGTGATCACGCAGAACGTGGACTCTCTGCACGGTCGAGCGGGCAGCAGACGGCACGTTGAGCTACACGGAACTCTGCACCGCGTCGTGTGCCTGACGTGCGGGCAGGTGTACAAGCGCTATGACCTCGCGCGCACGCTTGACGAGTTGAACCCCTGGCTCGAGAGCCCGGATGCTGTCGTGATCAACCCAGACGGCGATGCCGATGTCGTCGATCCCAGCCGGTTCATCGTGCCAGTCTGCGAGCTCTGCGGCGGCATTCTGAAGCCCGAGGTTGTCTTCTTCGGCGAAGTCGTTCCCACAGCGACCTTCCGCCTCGCAGCCGGCGTTGTTGCGCAGGCTGGCGCGCTCGTCGTCGCGGGCTCGTCTCTCGCCGTGAACTCCGGCATTCGCATCGTCGAGGCCGCACGGCGACGAGACCTGCCGATCGTCATCATCAATCGGGGTGGGACGAAGGGCGACTCACGGGCGACCATTAAGCTGGATGCCGGAACGACAACGACTCTTGCGGAACTCGCAGACCGCCTGATTCGCCGATGACCGGCCTCGTTGCAGAAAGGGCACACGTGACCCAGATCACCTTCGTCAGGCATGGGCAGACCGATTGGAATCTCCATCGACGCATTCAGGGAACGACGGATATTCCGCTCAACGACACGGGGCGCGATCAAGCTCGACGTGCGGGCGAAGAGCTGGCTGGCGGCGAATGGGACGCCATCCTCTCCAGTCGACTCGGACGTGCGCACGAAACCGCAGAGATCATTGCCGAGCAGGTGGGGCTTTCCACGCCAAGCATTCTCGACGGCCTGCAGGAGCGGGCACACGGAGACATGGAGGGAATGACCTTCGACGAGCGGCAAGCTGCGTTTCCCGGCGACACCGTCGTTCCGGGCCTTGAGACCCGCGACGCCGTGATCGCTCGTGTGCTGGCGGCGCTTGACGGCTCAGAGCACGTCACGAACGACACGCGCATTCTGGCGGTTTCTCACGGTGGCGTGATCGGGTCGCTGATCCGCTATGCCACCGGCGGTGAGCAGCCGACCGCCGGTCAGGTGATCGCGAACGGCTCCTACCACGACTTCAGCTGGTCGGCTGGTGCGCTGACGCTGGTGACTCTGCGCGCCATCGAGGCAGACAAAGACCTTCCGCCCGTGAGGCTCCCTCAGCGCTGATCGTCGCTCCGCGCGCGTGTGCGGCGCTCCCTGTGAACCTCGTAGAAGAGCGCCATGAGCTGATCCGTCTGCTCTGACCAGTCACTGCCGGCCGGACTCAGGACGTTACGTGGGTCGAGCCTGACGATGGGCTGCCCTGGCCGCGTTGCGGTGACGGCATCGCGTTGTCCCGCGCCGGCGACGGCGACGACGGCATCGGCACCTCGCTGCAGAAGCCGATGGAAGACGGGTCGCAGCGGTCGCAGCGTCCGTCCGCCAAGCCCGGAATACTCGTCAGGATGCGTGGGGGCAGCCGAGCCGACGACGAGACCGTACCGCCGCCCGAGTGTGCTCCAGACGGGAACAGGTGAGAAGAGCACGTCGACGCCGACGTCGTTGAGGCCAAACGGGGTGACAAGATCGCGAAGATCGTCCGCAGGGCGAAGCAGCTGCCAGGGCAGCGGCGAAAGCACGTCACGCTGCCGGTGGTCACTGATCAGCATGGTGAGCGGATGCACGGAACCCAGGGCAGAGACGAGGCCGCGCGTCGTCGTGCTTACTGGATCATCGTCGCTCGATGTCACGAAGCGGCAGTCGACGACAAGCCTCACAGGTCTCCTCTCTCCACGAACTCCCGAATATACCGTGCCGCGTCGGCGGGCGCCTCGTAGTGAATCAGGTGGCCGACGTTGGGGATGACGCGGAGGGTCGCATCGGCGAACAGCGTCT contains these protein-coding regions:
- a CDS encoding DEAD/DEAH box helicase yields the protein MSTPDSLQHPTPRIGTAAAEHLSPTFPERAAWGTVGKLRAWQQEAMDAYFRDEPRDFLAAATPGAGKTTFALRLAAELLARRTVDRVTVVAPTEHLKKQWADAAHRAGIRLDPTFTNRQGRYAGHYHGVVVTYAQVAVRAALHRDITVSSRTLVILDEVHHGGDALSWGDAIREAFEGATRRLSLTGTPFRSDTAPIPFVTYLPDRHGIRTSLTDYNYGYGRALADGVVRPVMFMVYAGHMRWRTNTGDEMEARLGEDNTKDITSQAWRTALDPEGAWIPQVLTAADRRLSEVRNAIPDAGGLVIATDHYAARAYAAILHTITGEQPTVVLSDEKEASDRIEQFASNDSRWLVAVRMVSEGVDVPRLSVGVYATSSSTPLFFAQAIGRFVRSRRRGETASVFLPNVPQLMALANELERERDHALDRSDSGSGEGELWNPEDAMVADANRPDKASDGLMDEFSYEAISSDAQFDRVVFDGAEFGSYAQPETEEEYDFIGLPGLLEPDQVHELLTQRHRRQAKRIDSRQKAAPVEEQDASKPLYRTLKEQRSLLNSLVGLYAKNTNQPHGLVHAELRRVCGGPAVPQASVTQLQSRIEFLRRKLGGAR
- a CDS encoding SGNH/GDSL hydrolase family protein, yielding MTDSAQRSAGEPDQPAQQHPWSRYVAIGDSFTEGIGDPEPALPGGNRGWADRVAEVLSQSSPDFAYANLAVRGKLIRQIVGDQIEPALELRPDLITISAGGNDVIRPGSDPDAIAGLFEKAIDRLRSDNATVVVFTGVDVGFSPVFRGIRGKVAIYNENIRAIAEAHDCIVADQWALKSVQDTRMFAPDRLHMNALGHHEVARMVLRALNVDNDLQPMKPEPLPLRSWRSARAEDLVWAREYLVPWVLRRMRHQSSGDHVTPKRPVAGPFNSHED
- a CDS encoding TrmH family RNA methyltransferase; translation: MLVKPITDLTLPELRDYSQLTDVALRRVLEPESGLYLAESPKVIRRAIAAGHVPRSLLLQEKWLADIEPDLEGFPDVPVFVGTSEVLEELTGFHMHRGALASMHRPPLASVADTIAGAHRIVMLEDIVDHTNVGAIFRAVAGIGADAVLIGPRCADPLYRRSVRVSMGCVLQVPWTRMPDWTTSIAEVKKAGFHVAALALDDNAITLDDFSRDVPDKVALCLGAEGDGLSSRALRTADSTIVIPMLHGVDSLNVASASAVALWELRRR
- a CDS encoding Sir2 family NAD-dependent protein deacetylase; the encoded protein is MTMVDVRERRQLDDTAELLAGRRIAFLTGAGVSTDSGIPDYRGDGAPRRAPMTIHQFLSDEAARKRYWAGSHRGWKLFDTVSPNAGHRAIAQFESAGVSTGVITQNVDSLHGRAGSRRHVELHGTLHRVVCLTCGQVYKRYDLARTLDELNPWLESPDAVVINPDGDADVVDPSRFIVPVCELCGGILKPEVVFFGEVVPTATFRLAAGVVAQAGALVVAGSSLAVNSGIRIVEAARRRDLPIVIINRGGTKGDSRATIKLDAGTTTTLAELADRLIRR
- a CDS encoding histidine phosphatase family protein, producing the protein MTQITFVRHGQTDWNLHRRIQGTTDIPLNDTGRDQARRAGEELAGGEWDAILSSRLGRAHETAEIIAEQVGLSTPSILDGLQERAHGDMEGMTFDERQAAFPGDTVVPGLETRDAVIARVLAALDGSEHVTNDTRILAVSHGGVIGSLIRYATGGEQPTAGQVIANGSYHDFSWSAGALTLVTLRAIEADKDLPPVRLPQR